In the genome of Nitratireductor sp. GISD-1A_MAKvit, the window TCTTCGAAACAGATACGCGCGGCACCTATGTCGGTTCCTCTAACCTCTATGCGTCTGCGCGCGACTGGGCGAAGTTCGGTCAGCTTCTCCTTCAGGACGGGGTGTGGAAGGATGAACGCATTCTGCCGGAAGGGTGGGTGCGGTGGATGCGTACCCCTACAAAAGCTTCCGGAGGTGAGTATGGCCGTCATGTCTGGTTGCACGGCCCCCGCGCCAACACGCCGCGCGGCGTTCCGGAAGACGAGGGGTTCGACCTGCCAGCCGATGCATTCTGGATGCTCGGTCATGACGGTCAGACCATCACGGTCATCCCGTCTTTGCGCATGGTGGTGGTGCGCATGGGCCTCACGCCCTCGCGCCTCGGCTACAAGCCGCAGGCGCTGATCGAGGCTCTGGCGAAATTACCGGGGAAGATGGAATAGGGTGGAGTGGTGCGTGGTTCGACAAGCTCACCATCAGGGACGTGGAGCTTCGCGGTGAAGATCGGTTCCCCCCCTTGCTCACGAGTCGCACAGCCAATCACCTCCCTCATGGTGAGCTTGTCGAACCACGCACCACGTTACTGCAACAGTATCTCGTCTGCTGCGGGCAGTTCCACAATCGCCTGCACGGCGTAACCGCGAAAAGACGAATCGAAACGCAGGCTTGCGCCCCGTTTCTCGCATTCCGATTCCAGCGCTTCACGCAGTGAATCACGCGGCGTCACGTGGAAGGCCGCAAGCCAGCGCCGCAGTCCTGCGCGAAACCAGCCCGGCAGCCGCTCCTGCCGGCCGAAATCCACAATGTGCAGCGAGCCGCCGGGCGCGACGCAGTCGAGCCCGGCTGCAATGGTCTCGCGCCATGGCGGGATCATCGACAGCGAATAGGAGATGAAAACCCGCTCGAAGCGGGCCTGTCCGAACAACGCCTCGGCATCGAAGGACGATGCATCGCCTTTGGCCAGTCGGGCATCGATCCCCTCGCGCTCCATGCGCCGCCGTGCCGTGGCAAGCATCGCCTGCGAGATGTCGAGGCCGAAGAGCCGTGCTTTCCGATAATGTTGCGAAACAAGCGCCAGGTTGCGCCCGGTGCCGCAGCCGAGTTCCAGCACCGCGCCGCCTTCCGGCACCTTGAGATCGCGGATGAGGCTGTCGCGCCCAAGCAGATAATATTTGCGCGTCAAATCGTAGATATGGCGCTGGCGGCGATAGACGCCGTCCATCAGGCCTGCATGCGCGGCAGTCTGCGGCATGACCATACTCAGCCGGCTTTAACGTAAAGGTGGAACCCGCCATAGATTGCCGAGCGGTCATTGGCCAGGAGCTCACGCGAGCGGACCTTCTCATAGCGCCAGTGGTTCAGGATATTGTCGTTCACGCGGCCCGGCAAAAGGCTCGGCGCTGCGGCGGTGCGGAAGATGACGCGCGCGCCAGGTGCTGCCGTGCGGGTGATCTCGCTCCACAGCGCGTTGAGCTGATCGTCGTTCATCCAGTCCTGCGCGTCGAGCAGAACGTAGCGGTCCACGCTCTGTGCCGGCTTTTTGCCGAGCACATCCATCAGGTTCGCGTGGTGCACCGTCACATTGTCCACCGCAGCGCGGATCGTTTCGAAGTTCCTGCGCTCCAGATAGGCGGGCAGGGTTGCCTCGCCCTGCGCGGGATAATGGCGGGCGAAGGCCTGCCAGGCGAAATAGTTTTCCTTGAGCGGAAAATGGCAGGCGAGCTTTTCCAAACGGCTCGACAGCACGTCCGCCATGGTGCCGTCACCCGCCGTGATGAGCGAGTCATACTGTGCTGGCGGGATCCCGAGACCAAACAGCGATGCCTTGCGCGAGGTGGCCCAGCGCACAAGCGCACGGTCGAACAGCGGGCGTAACTGCTCGTCAAAGAAGATGCGCTGATCGCGGAGCGAGCGCGACTTCATGATGTCGGCCGGGTTCACGCCATAGAACTTTGCGACGGTGTGACCGGCGGCGATGAAGAAGCCGAGCAGGCCCTTGCGGTAGAAATTGCGCGTGAAGGCGTTGATGCGCGGGCGGCCAAGCGGCCCGCGCTTTTCCCAGTGTCGCCGGGACTGGGCATCCAGCGCTGGCGCAATGAAGCGGCGATAGGCTTCGCTGTTGGAGCGCTGGTTGGTCGCGCCGAAAAAACGCAGCAGATCGCCATGAGCAGGCAGTGTCTTGAACGCAGTGAGCTTCAACCGGTTGAGCGCCACATGGGCGGCGTTCAGGTCCACGGCGTCGATCTTCGCCGGCTGGCGGGTGAGATAGGCCAGCACATTGCAGCCGCCCGACGCGATGGTGACGATGCGATGGCTCTCATCGAGTTCCATCGCCGCGATGTCCACATCGGGGTCTTCCCAGATCTGCGGGTAGACGAGGCCCGAGAAAAGGAGGGCGAAGAGGCGTTCGGAAAGGCCTGCGCGCGTGGTGGCCCTGTTCTGATAGACCGCCTTGCCGAGATGGCGGCGGGTGGAAAGGCCGGTGCCGGCTGAAAGATCTGTCATGGGTCTCTTCCCTCAATCTTTTGTTGAGGGGCTACTGCGCTTCCATGACAGGCGCGTGAACGCTGAATGACCGAGTGTGACGGGGCTGTTAAAGGCGGGGAATATTCCCCGCCCGCAGTGCCGAGCGCTCTACGCCCTGCCGAACCCACCGGCGGTGGGCGTGGTGACGATCACCGCTTCACCGGCCTCGATCACCGTCTGGTCGCAGCCCTTGAGCGTTTCGACAAGACCGTCCTTGCGGCGCACCTCGGTCTTGCCCATTTCGCCGTTTCCGCCGCCCTCCACGCCGCGTGGCGGCAGGGTGCGGTGGGAAGAGAGAATGGCGCATTCCATGGTTTCGAGGAAGCGGATGGTGCGGCGCGTGCCGTCGCCAGCATTCCACTTGCCCTTGCCGCCGGAACCCTCGCGGATGTGGAAGTCCTCAAGCAGAACCGGGAAACGCAGTTCGAGGATTTCAGGGTCCGTCAGGCGTGAATTGGTCATGTGGACATGAACGCCCGACGCACCGTCAAAACCGCGCCCGTCATTCATGTGGCCAGCCGGCGAGCCGGAGCAGATGGTCTCATAATACTGATACGCGTCGTTGCCGAAGGTCAGGTTGTTCATCGTGCCCTGGCTGTTGGCGATCGCCTTCATAGCGCCGAACAGCGCGTTGGTGACGTGCTGGGACGTCTCCACATTGCCGGCCACCACTGCCGCCGGATAGGAGGGGCGCAGCATGCAGCCTTCGGGGATCACGATGTTGATTGGCCGCAGGCAGCCCGCATTCATCGGGATCTGTCCTTCCACCATGACGCGGAAGGCATAGAGCACGGCAGCACGGGTCACCGGTTCGGGCGCGTTGAAATTGTTCTTCTGAACGTTTGACGTGCCGGTGAAGTCGACGGTCGCCTCGCGCTTCTCGCGGTCGACGGTGATCTTCACCTTGATCACCTGGCCCGTGTCGGTCGGATATTCATATTCCGATGCGTCCGGCAGGCGTTCGAGCACGCGGCGCACGGCTTCCGCCGCATTGTCCTGCACATGGCCCATATAGGCCTGCACCACGTCCAGACCGAACTGGTCGATCATCTTGCGCAGTTCCGCCACGCCCTTTTCGTTGGCGGCAATCTGCGCCTTCAGATCGGCGATGTTCTGGTGCGGGTTGCGTGCGGGGTAGGGGTGGTCGGTCAGAAGCGTGTGCAGTTCCTCTTCGCGGAACCTGCCGCCTTCGACGAGGCAGAAATTGTCGAACAGCACGCCTTCCTCATCCACCGTGGTCGCCAGCGGTGTCATGGAGCCGGGTGCTGTGCCGCCGACATCGGCATGGTGGCCGCGCGAGGCGGTGTAGAACAGAATGTTCTCGCCGTGATCGTCAAACACGGGCGTGACGACCGTGATGTCGGGCAGATGCGTGCCGCCATTGTAAGGCGCGTTCAGCGCGAACACGTCGCCGGGGCGGATATTGCCCTTGTTCAGGCGGATGACGGTTCCCACCGAGCGGTCCATGGAGCCCAGATGCACCGGCATGTGCGGGGCGTTTGCCACCAGCGCGCCGTTCTGGTCGAAAACCGCGCAGGAGAAGTCGAGCCGCTCCTTGATGTTCACCGAATAGGCGGTGTTCTGCAGCGTCACGCCCATCTGCTCGGCGATCGACATGAACAGATTGTTGAAGACCTCCAGCATTACCGGATCGGCCTCGGTGCCGAGGGCTGCCATGCGGGCCTTCTTTTCCACGCGCCGCATCAGGATGTGGTCGAGCGCGGTGATCTCGGCCTGCCAGCCGGGCTCCACGACAACCGTCTGGTTGGCCTCGATGATGAGGGCAGGGCCGTTGATTTTCGCACCGCGCGAAAGCGTTTCGCGCCGGTAGATGCCGGCATCGTGCCATGCACCGTCACAGAAGATCGCGCGCTTTTCGCCGGGGGCGGGCATGGCGTCGCTGGTTGCCTGCTCCTGCTCAACGGGGCGGCCATCCCCGGCGTCAAGTCCCTCGACGCTGACGGCTTCCACCACCATCGGCTTGTCGTCATAAACGAAGCCGAACTGCGCCTTGTGCGCTGCCTCGAAGGCGGCCCCTGGCGGCCTCAAGCGATCCGTCAAAGGCAATGGGCAGTGTCGTGTCGGTGCCCTCATAGCGGATTTCGAGCTTGGTGGCCCAGGCGATCTTGTCGCCGGTAATGCCCTGATCGGCAAGCTCTTCGCGCACCTCTTCGCGCAGCGAGCCCGAAAGCGCTTCGATGGCGTCCAGCGAGCTTTCCGAAAAGGCTTTCATCAGCGCCTGCTGGCGCGAGGCGAACACGGTCGCAAGCCCGATGCCATAGGCCGACAGCAGGCCCGACATGGGATGGATGAGCACCGCTTCCATGCCAAGCGCGTCGGCTACGAGGCAGGCATGCTGGCCGCCCGCGCCGCCGAAGCAGTTGAGGAGATAGCCCGTCACGTCATAGCCGCGCTGCACGGAAATCTTCTTCACCGCATTGGCCATGTTTTCCACGGCAATGGTGACAAAACCTTCAGCCACCGCCTCGGGTGGGCGTCCGTCGCCGAGCTTTTCAGCCAGCTCGGTGAAACGCGCGCGCACGGCGTCCACGTCGAGTGGCTCGTTCTGCGCGGGGCCGAAAATGGCGGGGAAGAAGTCGGGCTGCAATTTGCCCAGCATCACGTTTGCGTCGGTCACGGCCAGCGGCCCGCCACGACGATAGCAGGCGGGGCCGGGGTTTGCGCCGGCCGAATCCGGACCGACCTTCAGCCGGTTGTCCTCAAAATGCAGCACCGAGCCGCCACCGGCGGCCACGGTGTGAATGCGCATCATCGGCGCGCGAATGCGCACGCCTGCCACTTCCGTGTCGAAGGCGCGTTCATATTCTCCATCATAATGGGCGACATCCGTAGAGGTACCGCCCATGTCGAAGCCGATCACCTTGTCGAAGCCGGCAAGCCGCGCGGTCTCCACCATGCCGACCACGCCGCCGGCGGGGCCGGAAAGAATCGCGTCCTTGCCCTGGAATTTGTCGGCTGCCGTCAGGCCGCCCGACGACATCATGAATTTGAGTCCCGGGCCTTCGCCGTTCTCGTCGACGCCCAGTTCGGCGGCCACGCGGCTCACATAGCGTGACAGGATCGGCGACAGATAGGCATCCACAACCGTTGTGTCGCCACGCCCCACCAGCTTGATGAGCGGCGAGGTCTCGTGGCTGACGGAGACCTGCGAGAAACCGGAGTCGCGGCAAAGGCTTGCAGCGGCTTTCTCATGTTCCGGGAATTTCCAGGCATGCATGAAAACGATGGCGACCGCGTCGATGCCGTCAGACCTGGCCGCCTCGATCTCGCCTTTCACGGCGTCGAGATCGAGTTGCGTTTCCACCGTGCCATCGACCCTGCGGCGTTCCGGCACCTCGATCACGCGCTCATAGAGCTGTTCGGGAAGGAGGATTTCCTTGGCGAAGATGTCGGGCCGCGCCTGATAGGCGATTTTCAGCGCATCCCGAAAGCCTCTGGTGATGAGAAGCGCCACGCGATCGCCCTTGCGCTCCAGAAGAGCGTTGGTGGCAACCGTCGTGCCCATTTTCACATCGCCGATCAGATGCGAGGGCATGGGCTCGCCCTTCTTGACGCCCAGATGATCGCGAATGCCCTGTATGCCGGCATCGGCATAGGCCTCCGGATTTTCAGAAAGCAGCTTGCGGGCATGGAGCCCGCCATGGGGGTCGCGGCCGATGACGTCGGTGAATGTGCCGCCGCGGTCGATCCAGAAATCCCATTTCCCTGCTGTCATCATCACTTCCTTCGCATTATCCTTGCCAAG includes:
- a CDS encoding class I SAM-dependent methyltransferase, whose protein sequence is MVMPQTAAHAGLMDGVYRRQRHIYDLTRKYYLLGRDSLIRDLKVPEGGAVLELGCGTGRNLALVSQHYRKARLFGLDISQAMLATARRRMEREGIDARLAKGDASSFDAEALFGQARFERVFISYSLSMIPPWRETIAAGLDCVAPGGSLHIVDFGRQERLPGWFRAGLRRWLAAFHVTPRDSLREALESECEKRGASLRFDSSFRGYAVQAIVELPAADEILLQ
- a CDS encoding DUF3419 family protein; translated protein: MTDLSAGTGLSTRRHLGKAVYQNRATTRAGLSERLFALLFSGLVYPQIWEDPDVDIAAMELDESHRIVTIASGGCNVLAYLTRQPAKIDAVDLNAAHVALNRLKLTAFKTLPAHGDLLRFFGATNQRSNSEAYRRFIAPALDAQSRRHWEKRGPLGRPRINAFTRNFYRKGLLGFFIAAGHTVAKFYGVNPADIMKSRSLRDQRIFFDEQLRPLFDRALVRWATSRKASLFGLGIPPAQYDSLITAGDGTMADVLSSRLEKLACHFPLKENYFAWQAFARHYPAQGEATLPAYLERRNFETIRAAVDNVTVHHANLMDVLGKKPAQSVDRYVLLDAQDWMNDDQLNALWSEITRTAAPGARVIFRTAAAPSLLPGRVNDNILNHWRYEKVRSRELLANDRSAIYGGFHLYVKAG